One genomic segment of Aquamicrobium lusatiense includes these proteins:
- a CDS encoding DUF2190 family protein: MKNYVQPGNTITLTAPYAVASGDGLLVGSIFGIAAGDAALAEPVETALVGVFDITKVGSQAWTVGAKVYWDDTNKRCTTVATDNILIGVAFEAVASGAGDTVGRVRLNATF; encoded by the coding sequence ATGAAAAACTACGTCCAGCCCGGCAACACCATCACCCTGACCGCGCCCTATGCCGTCGCCTCCGGCGATGGGCTGCTCGTCGGCTCCATCTTCGGCATCGCCGCCGGAGACGCCGCCCTCGCCGAGCCCGTCGAGACCGCGCTCGTCGGCGTCTTCGACATCACCAAGGTTGGCAGCCAGGCCTGGACCGTCGGCGCCAAGGTCTACTGGGACGACACCAACAAGCGCTGCACCACGGTCGCAACCGACAACATCCTCATCGGCGTGGCGTTCGAGGCGGTGGCGAGCGGCGCGGGTGACACCGTCGGCCGGGTGCGGTTGAACGCGACGTTCTGA
- a CDS encoding head-tail joining protein — MSAFAAAVGALFADPNIGRDAVYIADGGAPVLVRVVARRADAVTDFGDARLWSETTRIDLRVAEVANPRPGDRIEIDGDAFLIQGEPVRDRERLVWTVDLRPA, encoded by the coding sequence ATGAGCGCCTTCGCCGCCGCCGTTGGCGCGCTCTTCGCCGATCCGAATATCGGCCGGGACGCGGTCTACATCGCCGACGGTGGCGCGCCCGTACTGGTGCGTGTCGTGGCCCGGCGCGCGGACGCGGTCACCGACTTCGGCGACGCACGGCTCTGGTCCGAGACCACCCGCATCGACCTGCGCGTCGCCGAGGTGGCGAACCCGCGCCCCGGCGACCGTATCGAGATCGACGGGGACGCCTTCCTCATCCAGGGCGAGCCCGTCCGCGACCGCGAGCGGCTCGTCTGGACCGTCGATCTGAGGCCCGCGTGA